A genomic stretch from bacterium includes:
- the purE gene encoding 5-(carboxyamino)imidazole ribonucleotide mutase: MGKKGKVLILMGSKSDFEVMNEAKKVLEEAGVEVLFTVASAHRTPERVRELCERCEAGEFDLVIAGAGGAAHLAGVVASHTLVPVIGVPIGGSLLGLDALLSTVQMPPGVPVGTVGINGARNAGLLALRILSLKYPELREHLLRLKEEMRKAVEKSAEEVEKGG, encoded by the coding sequence ATGGGAAAGAAGGGCAAAGTCCTCATATTGATGGGTTCAAAATCGGATTTTGAGGTGATGAATGAAGCGAAGAAGGTATTGGAGGAGGCAGGCGTGGAGGTTCTTTTCACTGTTGCCTCGGCTCATCGCACACCTGAGAGGGTGAGGGAGCTCTGTGAGAGATGCGAGGCGGGAGAATTTGATTTGGTGATTGCGGGAGCTGGTGGGGCGGCGCATCTAGCTGGCGTCGTTGCTTCCCATACATTGGTTCCCGTGATAGGGGTGCCAATAGGAGGAAGTTTATTGGGATTAGACGCTTTACTATCAACAGTTCAAATGCCGCCGGGGGTTCCTGTTGGAACTGTGGGGATAAACGGGGCGAGAAACGCTGGTCTGTTGGCTTTGAGAATCCTCAGCCTCAAATATCCCGAGTTGAGAGAGCATCTCCTAAGATTAAAGGAGGAGATGAGAAAAGCGGTTGAGAAATCAGCGGAAGAGGTAGAGAAGGGCGGTTAG
- a CDS encoding fumarate hydratase C-terminal domain-containing protein, with amino-acid sequence MKDTRIEVPLSDVDIEKLRSGDRVLISGVVYTLRDSANKRLLQFYKEGKDFPFPTKNSVIYYAAPTPPKPGHPLGSLGPTTASRMDVYVPFLLEKGIRGMIGKGKRSEKVKKLIREYRAIYFLAVGGAGAFLSQFVREAKPIAFLDLGPEAIFEIHLEDFPALVAIDSYGESIWEKEKR; translated from the coding sequence ATGAAGGATACAAGGATTGAAGTTCCACTTTCCGATGTGGATATTGAGAAGCTGAGGAGCGGGGATAGGGTCCTCATCTCCGGCGTTGTCTATACCTTGCGTGATTCAGCAAATAAGAGGCTCCTCCAATTCTATAAAGAAGGGAAAGATTTCCCCTTCCCTACAAAAAATTCCGTCATTTATTACGCCGCCCCCACCCCACCCAAGCCCGGGCATCCCTTGGGGTCCCTCGGACCAACTACTGCGAGCAGAATGGATGTCTATGTCCCTTTTTTGCTTGAAAAAGGGATAAGGGGAATGATTGGGAAGGGGAAAAGAAGCGAGAAAGTGAAGAAATTGATAAGGGAATATAGGGCGATTTACTTCTTAGCAGTTGGCGGGGCAGGAGCTTTCCTCTCCCAATTCGTGAGGGAGGCAAAGCCAATAGCTTTCCTGGATTTAGGACCAGAAGCTATTTTTGAGATTCATCTGGAGGATTTCCCCGCCCTCGTCGCCATAGATAGCTATGGCGAAAGCATTTGGGAAAAGGAAAAGAGGTGA
- a CDS encoding CBS domain-containing protein: MRVKDIIERTVYTIGKENSFLEAVEKMDEFGVDGLVVTDEEGKVLGYITQGDIIRAVLLSYEELAEEGLLSEVEEKRAALSLSKKVAEAMSTPPLVVREETPLMRVLSLMAIKRVECLPVVDDKGKLVGIVSRRGVLRALKEVE, translated from the coding sequence ATGAGGGTAAAGGATATCATAGAGAGAACCGTTTATACTATCGGCAAGGAGAACAGCTTCTTGGAGGCGGTGGAAAAGATGGACGAATTCGGGGTTGATGGATTGGTTGTGACTGATGAGGAGGGGAAGGTGTTAGGCTATATAACACAGGGAGATATCATCAGGGCAGTTCTCTTATCATATGAAGAGCTTGCCGAGGAAGGATTGTTATCTGAAGTGGAGGAGAAAAGGGCTGCTTTGTCTTTGAGCAAGAAAGTTGCCGAGGCGATGAGCACCCCTCCGCTGGTTGTTAGGGAGGAAACGCCCCTTATGAGGGTACTTTCCCTAATGGCCATAAAAAGGGTTGAATGCTTGCCTGTAGTTGACGATAAAGGGAAATTGGTGGGAATTGTGAGCAGGAGAGGAGTTCTGCGAGCGCTAAAGGAGGTTGAATGA
- a CDS encoding sulfide/dihydroorotate dehydrogenase-like FAD/NAD-binding protein, protein MGKIIRKEPLAEGVVLLEIEAERVARSAQVGQFVVLMPYETSERIPISLHNWDRNKGTIEIVFQVVGRTTSELASLEVGEEPYALLGPLGKPLEIKRYGLVVCIGGGLGIPPIYNIARGLREAGNEVISIIGARTASLLILQDRTKSVSDRFLVCTDDGSYGEKGFVTGVLSRLLKSERIDLVIAIGPVPMMEAVANLTRPFGIKTIVSLNPLMLDATGMCGVCRVKVGGETKFACVDGPKFDAHQVDFADLKRRLAMYKEEERRALEEWKARI, encoded by the coding sequence ATGGGCAAGATAATTCGCAAGGAGCCTCTTGCGGAGGGGGTGGTTCTGCTCGAAATAGAGGCTGAGCGGGTAGCGAGGAGCGCACAGGTAGGGCAGTTCGTCGTCTTGATGCCCTACGAGACCTCCGAGCGCATACCCATCAGCCTGCATAATTGGGATAGGAATAAGGGAACAATTGAGATAGTTTTTCAAGTGGTGGGAAGGACAACGAGCGAGCTGGCAAGTCTTGAAGTGGGGGAGGAACCCTATGCCCTTCTTGGACCATTGGGAAAGCCCTTGGAAATCAAGCGATATGGACTGGTTGTTTGCATAGGTGGAGGATTGGGGATTCCTCCTATATACAACATCGCGAGGGGATTGAGGGAGGCGGGAAACGAAGTGATTTCAATAATCGGGGCGAGGACCGCTTCTTTGCTAATCCTTCAGGATAGAACGAAGAGCGTGAGCGATAGGTTTCTTGTGTGCACGGATGATGGCTCATATGGAGAGAAGGGATTCGTTACGGGTGTTTTAAGTAGGTTGTTGAAAAGTGAAAGGATTGATTTAGTTATAGCCATAGGACCGGTTCCGATGATGGAGGCGGTGGCGAATCTCACTCGCCCCTTTGGAATAAAGACGATTGTCTCTCTAAATCCCTTGATGCTTGATGCTACGGGGATGTGTGGTGTCTGCAGGGTAAAGGTGGGAGGGGAGACGAAGTTCGCCTGTGTTGATGGTCCGAAATTTGACGCTCATCAGGTGGATTTCGCTGACCTAAAAAGACGTCTCGCTATGTATAAAGAAGAGGAAAGAAGGGCGTTGGAGGAATGGAAGGCAAGGATATAG
- a CDS encoding isocitrate/isopropylmalate dehydrogenase family protein: MHKVTFIPGDGIGPDVALAAKRVVEATGVEIEWEEKIAGEPAIEKYNTPLPDDTLDSIKRNKVAFKGPITTPIGGGYRSVNVLLRQLLNLYACVRPARSIPGTKTSFQNIDLVVIRENTEDVYAGVEFPPHSEEAKKIISLCDGKVREDSAITLKPISFYASERIVRFAFRYAIEHDRRKVTCVTKANIMKFTDGLFLEAARKVSEEFPQIEFEERLVDNMAMQLVQKPQLYDVLVTPNLYGDILSDLCAGLIGGLGVAPGANIGDEAAVFEPVHGSAPKYKGMNKVNPTAAILSAAMMLDYLGEKEASQRIEKAVREVIAEGKWVTYDLGGNASTTEMTEAIIDKLGG, translated from the coding sequence ATGCACAAGGTAACTTTCATTCCCGGAGACGGAATCGGACCGGATGTCGCTTTAGCTGCAAAAAGAGTCGTTGAGGCTACGGGAGTTGAAATAGAATGGGAGGAGAAAATAGCGGGCGAACCGGCAATAGAGAAATACAACACGCCTCTTCCCGACGACACACTTGATTCAATTAAAAGAAACAAGGTAGCGTTCAAGGGTCCAATCACCACGCCCATAGGCGGAGGCTACCGCTCCGTCAATGTTCTCCTTCGCCAGCTACTCAATTTATACGCCTGCGTTCGCCCTGCCCGCTCCATCCCTGGCACAAAAACCTCCTTCCAAAACATAGACCTCGTCGTGATTAGGGAAAACACAGAGGATGTCTATGCGGGAGTTGAGTTCCCTCCTCACTCTGAGGAAGCGAAGAAGATAATAAGCCTCTGCGATGGGAAGGTAAGGGAAGATTCCGCCATCACATTGAAGCCGATTTCATTCTATGCCTCCGAGAGAATCGTGAGGTTTGCTTTCCGCTATGCAATTGAACATGATCGGAGAAAGGTTACCTGTGTTACAAAAGCGAATATTATGAAGTTCACAGATGGTTTATTCTTGGAAGCAGCGAGGAAAGTGTCCGAGGAATTCCCTCAGATAGAATTTGAGGAGCGTCTCGTGGATAATATGGCTATGCAGTTGGTCCAAAAACCCCAACTCTACGATGTCCTCGTAACTCCCAATCTCTACGGCGATATACTCTCCGACCTCTGCGCCGGTCTAATCGGAGGGCTTGGTGTTGCTCCGGGAGCGAATATAGGAGATGAAGCAGCTGTCTTTGAGCCCGTTCACGGAAGCGCCCCAAAATATAAAGGCATGAACAAGGTCAATCCCACCGCGGCCATCCTCTCCGCCGCTATGATGCTGGATTACCTAGGAGAGAAGGAAGCAAGCCAGAGGATTGAGAAAGCGGTCAGGGAAGTGATAGCGGAAGGGAAATGGGTCACTTACGATTTAGGAGGGAACGCCTCAACCACGGAAATGACTGAGGCGATAATTGACAAATTGGGTGGATGA
- the gltA gene encoding NADPH-dependent glutamate synthase — MEGKDIEKRTPIPERPVGERVKDFEEVSLGYSKEEAIKEAKRCLGCSRPLCVEGCPVGVEIPAFIERIKEGDFKGALLKIKEKNLLPSICGRVCPSEYQCESKCVLGRLGAPISIGALERAASDYGGEAEEESNGPPKPKRVAVIGSGPAGLTCAAELARDGVEVFVFEALHQLGGVLRYGIPSFRLPRAVIDRQIQRLKDMGVRMEGNVLVGRTIPFSDLRTKEGFDAVFIATGAGLPQLLGIKGENLEGVYSANEFLTRVNLMRADLFPQYGTPIKRGKRVAVIGGGNVAMDSARVALRLGADEVYIAYRRTEEEMPARRVEIEHAKEEGIRFLYLLSPLEIRGNEEKELICRKMRLSDELDESGRRKVFPTEETISLLVDVVVVAIGQRPNPLIPSLEPRLARGREGEILVDEEMRTSLEGVWAGGDIASGAATVILAMGMAKKAAQSIKKYLGISSRR, encoded by the coding sequence ATGGAAGGCAAGGATATAGAGAAAAGGACTCCCATCCCCGAGCGACCAGTTGGGGAAAGAGTAAAGGATTTCGAAGAAGTAAGCCTCGGCTACTCTAAGGAAGAGGCTATAAAGGAAGCGAAAAGATGTCTAGGATGCAGTCGTCCCCTCTGCGTTGAGGGTTGCCCCGTGGGAGTGGAGATACCGGCTTTTATAGAGAGGATAAAGGAAGGGGATTTCAAAGGGGCTTTGTTGAAGATAAAGGAGAAGAATCTTCTTCCCTCCATCTGCGGGCGGGTCTGCCCAAGTGAATATCAATGCGAGAGCAAATGCGTTTTGGGAAGATTGGGCGCTCCAATTAGCATAGGGGCGCTTGAAAGAGCTGCATCGGATTATGGTGGGGAAGCAGAAGAGGAAAGCAATGGTCCGCCTAAGCCTAAAAGGGTTGCGGTGATTGGTTCCGGTCCCGCGGGATTGACCTGCGCCGCTGAACTCGCGAGGGATGGGGTAGAGGTTTTCGTTTTTGAGGCTCTTCATCAACTCGGTGGAGTTTTGAGATATGGCATCCCATCCTTTCGTCTGCCTAGAGCGGTTATAGATAGGCAAATTCAAAGGTTAAAGGATATGGGGGTGCGGATGGAGGGTAATGTGCTAGTTGGACGGACGATTCCTTTTTCCGATTTGAGAACCAAAGAGGGATTTGATGCCGTGTTCATCGCTACGGGTGCAGGATTGCCCCAGCTCCTTGGAATAAAGGGAGAGAATTTAGAGGGGGTATATTCAGCGAATGAGTTCCTCACGAGGGTCAACTTGATGCGTGCTGACCTCTTCCCTCAATATGGCACTCCGATAAAGAGAGGGAAGAGGGTGGCGGTAATAGGTGGTGGGAATGTTGCTATGGATTCCGCGAGGGTTGCTTTGAGGCTCGGCGCCGATGAAGTTTACATAGCTTATAGGCGAACAGAGGAGGAGATGCCGGCGAGGAGGGTTGAAATAGAACACGCCAAGGAAGAGGGAATCCGCTTTCTCTATCTCTTATCGCCCTTGGAGATAAGGGGAAATGAGGAGAAGGAATTGATTTGCAGGAAGATGAGGCTATCAGATGAGCTTGATGAGAGTGGAAGGAGAAAGGTTTTCCCTACGGAGGAGACGATTAGCTTGCTGGTGGATGTTGTAGTTGTGGCAATTGGGCAGAGACCGAATCCATTGATTCCATCCCTTGAGCCTAGATTGGCGAGGGGAAGGGAAGGGGAGATTTTGGTTGATGAAGAGATGAGGACCTCCCTTGAGGGAGTATGGGCGGGAGGAGATATTGCATCGGGAGCTGCGACTGTCATTCTCGCTATGGGTATGGCTAAAAAAGCGGCACAATCAATCAAAAAATATCTCGGCATCTCAAGCCGAAGATGA
- a CDS encoding fumarate hydratase gives MNESNIVVPSTLIRDIVYKLTSQASVSLHPRYYEELLKRLPEEDSPNAQWVLEQLVKNVEVAKRENLPLCQDTGYVLVFIKIGEDICLPKDIKSSADEGVRLAFKDSLLRASMVAHPLNRVNTKDNTPAILHIEKEDIDGMEVDVMLKGAGSENASALKMLSPSEGMRGVRRFILQTLKKTAWNACPPLVLGIGIGGTMEKSAYLAKKAILHWAKGKDLNEWERSLREDVNKLGIGPGGVGGKLTCLGVSIETAPCHIATLPVALNVQCYAMRISSLRLSREDILASLESV, from the coding sequence ATGAACGAATCCAATATAGTTGTTCCCAGCACATTAATCAGGGATATAGTTTATAAACTCACCTCCCAAGCAAGCGTTTCCCTCCATCCCCGCTACTACGAGGAGCTTTTAAAAAGGCTTCCCGAGGAGGATTCTCCAAATGCCCAGTGGGTTCTTGAGCAGTTGGTAAAAAATGTAGAGGTGGCGAAAAGAGAGAATCTCCCCCTTTGCCAGGACACGGGCTATGTTCTAGTATTCATAAAAATAGGAGAAGATATCTGTCTTCCGAAGGATATCAAATCGTCTGCCGACGAGGGAGTTCGCCTGGCATTTAAAGATTCTCTCCTCAGAGCCTCTATGGTCGCCCATCCTCTCAATAGGGTCAATACTAAGGACAACACACCGGCAATCCTCCACATAGAGAAAGAAGACATAGATGGAATGGAAGTTGATGTTATGCTTAAGGGTGCTGGCTCCGAGAACGCATCCGCCTTAAAGATGCTCTCTCCCAGCGAAGGGATGCGGGGCGTGAGGAGATTCATCCTCCAAACCCTAAAAAAAACCGCTTGGAACGCCTGCCCTCCACTGGTTTTGGGGATAGGGATAGGGGGAACGATGGAAAAATCTGCTTATTTAGCCAAGAAAGCGATTTTGCATTGGGCGAAGGGAAAGGACTTAAACGAATGGGAAAGGAGCTTGAGGGAGGATGTGAACAAACTGGGGATAGGACCTGGCGGAGTGGGAGGGAAGCTGACCTGCCTGGGGGTGAGCATAGAGACCGCCCCCTGCCACATAGCTACCCTGCCCGTCGCCTTGAATGTCCAATGCTACGCTATGCGAATCTCCAGCCTTCGCTTATCCAGAGAAGATATACTCGCCTCACTTGAGTCTGTATAA
- a CDS encoding 3-isopropylmalate dehydratase small subunit — translation MVIRGFARRLPIDDDINTDYIISGRYKFQTEDISQMARHIFEDLDPNFFEKIKEGDVVVAGKNFGCGSSREQAPRALKAAGISCVIAQSFARIFYRNSFNIGLPLIEAETKDIPDGEPLEIDLDKGIIRLLNSQKEIPFKPIPPFMQRLLSDGGLVPHLLKHKGFAIED, via the coding sequence ATGGTTATCAGAGGATTTGCAAGGAGATTGCCCATAGATGATGATATAAACACTGATTACATCATCTCGGGACGATATAAGTTTCAAACTGAGGACATCTCCCAGATGGCTCGCCATATATTTGAGGATTTGGACCCAAACTTCTTTGAGAAAATCAAAGAGGGAGATGTCGTAGTTGCGGGCAAAAACTTCGGCTGTGGCTCTTCAAGGGAGCAGGCTCCCCGTGCCCTCAAAGCAGCGGGAATATCCTGCGTTATAGCCCAATCCTTCGCCCGCATATTCTACCGCAACTCCTTCAATATCGGTCTCCCCTTGATTGAGGCGGAAACCAAGGACATCCCCGATGGCGAACCTCTGGAGATAGATTTGGATAAGGGAATAATAAGATTACTCAATTCCCAAAAGGAAATTCCCTTTAAACCCATTCCTCCCTTTATGCAGAGGCTCTTATCCGATGGAGGACTCGTTCCCCATCTCCTCAAGCATAAGGGCTTCGCTATTGAGGATTGA
- a CDS encoding TrpB-like pyridoxal phosphate-dependent enzyme produces the protein MDLKINLSEKEMPRQWYNIVADLPTPPPPPLDPVTGGPLDPSVLLKIFPRSLIEQEMSTERWIDIPDEVLEVYRLWRPTPLMRARNLEKALKTPARIYYKWEGVSPAGSHKPNTAVAQAYYNKIEGVKRLTTETGAGQWGSALAMGCKFMGIDCTVYMVKVSYHQKPYRRVLMQLWGADVYPSPSDRTESGRKVLEENPESPGSLGIAISEAVEDAFKHEDTNYSLGSVLNHVLLHQTIIGLEARKQFEMIGEWPDVVTSCIGGGSNFAGLSFPFLMDKLQGKRDIRVVAVEPTACPSVTKGIYTYDFGDVAGLTPLLKMFTLGHNFIPSPIHAGGLRYHGMAPLVSLLYKEGIIEAVAYPQKAVFEAGVLFAQTEGYIPAPETAHAIKFVVDEALRCKEEGREEVILFNGSGHGHFDMAAYDDYLSGKLEDFVYPEEKVEEAIKQLREFLKSIGREE, from the coding sequence ATGGATTTGAAGATTAATCTCAGCGAGAAGGAGATGCCCAGACAGTGGTACAATATCGTAGCCGATTTGCCCACGCCTCCACCTCCACCCTTAGACCCCGTCACGGGAGGTCCACTTGACCCTTCTGTTCTCCTTAAGATATTCCCTCGTTCACTTATTGAGCAAGAGATGTCAACGGAGCGCTGGATAGATATACCAGATGAAGTCTTAGAAGTCTATAGATTATGGCGACCCACCCCTTTGATGAGGGCGAGGAATTTGGAAAAGGCGCTAAAAACTCCCGCAAGGATATATTACAAGTGGGAGGGGGTTTCGCCTGCGGGAAGCCATAAGCCAAACACTGCGGTCGCCCAAGCTTATTATAACAAGATAGAAGGGGTGAAGAGATTGACGACGGAGACTGGAGCGGGGCAGTGGGGTTCCGCTTTGGCTATGGGTTGCAAATTTATGGGGATAGATTGCACGGTCTATATGGTGAAGGTATCCTATCATCAGAAGCCTTATAGAAGGGTGCTTATGCAATTGTGGGGAGCGGATGTTTATCCCAGCCCGAGCGATAGGACGGAATCGGGAAGGAAAGTCCTTGAGGAGAATCCTGAGAGCCCGGGAAGCTTGGGGATAGCAATAAGCGAGGCGGTGGAGGATGCCTTTAAGCACGAAGATACGAATTACTCCCTTGGCTCTGTTTTAAACCATGTCCTCCTCCATCAGACAATAATCGGCTTGGAGGCGAGGAAGCAGTTTGAGATGATTGGGGAGTGGCCTGATGTAGTGACCAGCTGCATAGGCGGTGGCTCAAACTTCGCTGGGCTATCCTTCCCCTTCCTTATGGATAAACTGCAGGGGAAGAGGGATATAAGAGTTGTAGCCGTTGAGCCAACGGCTTGCCCGAGCGTGACAAAGGGAATTTACACTTATGACTTCGGCGATGTCGCTGGCTTAACTCCTCTTTTAAAGATGTTCACTTTGGGGCATAACTTCATTCCTTCCCCAATTCACGCTGGCGGATTGCGTTATCACGGAATGGCTCCCCTTGTAAGCTTGCTTTATAAGGAAGGGATTATAGAGGCTGTTGCCTACCCTCAGAAAGCTGTTTTTGAGGCTGGAGTTTTGTTCGCTCAAACGGAGGGCTATATTCCCGCCCCCGAAACGGCGCACGCGATAAAATTCGTCGTAGATGAAGCTTTAAGATGTAAGGAGGAGGGAAGAGAGGAGGTCATTCTCTTTAACGGTTCAGGGCATGGGCACTTCGATATGGCCGCATATGACGATTATTTGTCTGGAAAGTTGGAGGATTTCGTCTATCCTGAGGAAAAAGTAGAGGAGGCGATAAAACAGCTCAGAGAGTTCCTGAAGAGCATAGGAAGGGAAGAATAA